The proteins below are encoded in one region of Sphaerodactylus townsendi isolate TG3544 linkage group LG06, MPM_Stown_v2.3, whole genome shotgun sequence:
- the MEIG1 gene encoding meiosis expressed gene 1 protein homolog isoform X2 has protein sequence MDNPFGFMDPNAVPCTSFSSGKAHMTEGPSVSCSRESESPEDIKLTSNLSEACAIKPKSIRRAKAWSDEVENLYRFQQAGYRDEIEYKQVKHVSVVERWPGTGFVKKLQRRDNTFYYYDRERECADKEVHKVKVYAY, from the exons ATGGACAATCCCTTTGGGTTCATGGATCCTAATGCTGTACCTTGTACATCTTTCTCCTCTGGAAAGGCACATATGACAGAAGGGCCTAGTGTGTCCTGCAGCAGAGAATCAGAAAGCCCTGAAGACAT CAAATTAACAAGTAATCTTTCTGAAGCCTGTGCTATTAAGCCGAAATCCATACGTCGGGCCAAAGCATGGTCAGATGAAGTTGAGAATCTGTACAGATTTCAGCAAGCTGGATACAGAGATGAAATTGAGTATAAACAAGTGAAGCACGTTAGTGTG GTGGAAAGGTGGCCAGGAACAGGATTTGTGAAGAAACTGCAGAGAAGAGACAATACTTTCTATTATTATGACAGGGAAAGAGAATGTGCAGACAAAGAAGTCCATAAAGTTAAAGTTTATGCTTACTGA
- the MEIG1 gene encoding meiosis expressed gene 1 protein homolog isoform X1: protein MGDNKGIAVSLGAEESDGVHMDNPFGFMDPNAVPCTSFSSGKAHMTEGPSVSCSRESESPEDIKLTSNLSEACAIKPKSIRRAKAWSDEVENLYRFQQAGYRDEIEYKQVKHVSVVERWPGTGFVKKLQRRDNTFYYYDRERECADKEVHKVKVYAY, encoded by the exons atgggagacaacaaaGGAATAGCAGTCTCACTAGGGGCAGAGGAAAGCGATG GAGTTCATATGGACAATCCCTTTGGGTTCATGGATCCTAATGCTGTACCTTGTACATCTTTCTCCTCTGGAAAGGCACATATGACAGAAGGGCCTAGTGTGTCCTGCAGCAGAGAATCAGAAAGCCCTGAAGACAT CAAATTAACAAGTAATCTTTCTGAAGCCTGTGCTATTAAGCCGAAATCCATACGTCGGGCCAAAGCATGGTCAGATGAAGTTGAGAATCTGTACAGATTTCAGCAAGCTGGATACAGAGATGAAATTGAGTATAAACAAGTGAAGCACGTTAGTGTG GTGGAAAGGTGGCCAGGAACAGGATTTGTGAAGAAACTGCAGAGAAGAGACAATACTTTCTATTATTATGACAGGGAAAGAGAATGTGCAGACAAAGAAGTCCATAAAGTTAAAGTTTATGCTTACTGA